AATTCATTCCAAAATTACGgtcacttctgtatttttatctACCCTGTTTCTATGTCATCTTGGCTGCGCCCATAACACACAGCCACTTAAAAACCGCTTTACGAGACTGGTTCACTTGGTCCCTGCAGTGCAGTCCTTCTGGAGGTGGATATGCCCAAGTGTGGAGGAGCGCTGTGCTGGACACCTACAGAATAGGTGACATGGGATAATCTGTCCTGCTCATTCACTGCGTGGTGCTCTGCAGCAGTAAGTGTTTATGTGTCTTGAGCGTTTCTAGCTAAGTGGTATCATGGGAAGTGGtaattctttttcagtgttgccTTTATTGTTTTGCATGCATCTTTACCCTCAGTCAGTCTTCTCCCCATCTTTCCAAGCAGAAATCCTCCTTTAGTATCTCATTCCATAACAATTGGATCTGCTGCTTTGGAAACCACCCTCCTTGTGACTGAGTGACCTCTGATGGAAGGTGCCTCTTTTTGCACTGTCTGCATTGTAGGGCGGATAACACAGAGACCTGTGTACTCTGTGTACCTGTGTTAGTGACTTCAGGTGGACTTGGGTAAACCATTTGGTCCTGTATGCATAATATGAGTTGCTTCAATGATGGCAGTGCTGTTGCAAGTTCCAAGCCCTCTGCCACACCAACCTCTAGACCTGGTACTAGaccagattgcccagggccccatccaacctgttcTTGGTTGCCTCCAGgaacagagcatccacagcctctatgggcagcctgtgccagcacctcaccactgtcACTGTGAAGTacttccctctgacatccaatctaaaccttgAGCCTAAAACTGTAACAGCTGTCTTAGTTGACCTGGGAAAGCTCAGTTCCTGTTACTAGAGAAAGACACCATGGACTGAATTTCAGTGCAAGCTGCTTTTTTATGTCTTGTTATTAAATGACAAGTGTGTGGGAATCCTTTTGTGCTGAGAAAACCTGCTACAACTCGTGGGCAGCTCTGTAGCTCTCACCAGAGCTGACCTGCCtgcacagcacctgctgcaCGGCCTTCTTACCTACAGATGCATTCCTGAACTGTATATACACTTACACATACCAAGCCTGTTTTCCCCAGTTCTTCCCCTCCAAAGGAAAGACGCCATCCCATCACAGTTGCACTCCCCAAGAAGTTGACTCATAGCTCACCCTGAAATTCTTGGGGTCGATCTTGAGCTGGGTGGCGTGTTTCTGGCCGAGCGGGTTCAGTATCCCAAGAAAAGCCTCACTGTTGTCCAGGTGTTGCACCATGTCATTGATGGCGGTGAAAACCCTCTTGCCGTGGCCTCTGACCTGATCCGACTGTTTCATCTCTTCGGCGCTGTCCATGCCCTTGAAGTGTGTGAAGTAGGACTTGGTGTCCGGGTGCTCAGTAAACATCCTGTTGAGAAATGAGATTTGGCCTGACTTTCAGACTGAGGCATCAATGCAGGTGTGAATTCACGTTCCAGGCCTTGTCTTAGGTATTTACTGGCCTTTTCCCCTCTTTATTAGAACAGATCTGTCTTTCCCTTGCATTTCTACTCTCTTCCTATCCATGAATGATTCTTGTGCCCACAGCAGCCTGACTCCCTCCTTGTGCCTCCCCAAGGCACCCTCCCcctctttgcattttaaaacctgctggccctgctgatagtctctgctctgctgggagcttCACTCACAGCCATTTGGCCAACTTTATTTTGTCTCCCAGCAGTTTCACCTATTCGTAAGGATGTGTAATTGATATTCTACATCCTAATACCAGGAAGCACCTGGGAACTGTGCTATCTGCTTGAGAAAGCACCTGAAGCTGTGCTATCTGCCCAAGAAAGCCAGCTTCCCCTGCCCTGCATTTATTCTGTCGTTTTGGAAGTGAACATCCCGGAATCAGATCTACAGGAACACGGGAGCACATTTGGGCAGGGGAAATGCAACAGTGCACAGTCATAAGGGTGTTCTGGACAGCAGATGGTTCCACTTTTGTCTCAGTTTGTATTTTCAAGGGGAAACCCAACTATCATTTTTCTTAGTTAATCACTTCCTGGAATCTGTCCCTGAGAATTCTTCTGCTAGTAATAGATAACTGTTCTCAGCaatgcttgttttgtttattttaaggtAGCATAGTTCAGTGCCACTCATAAAGGAATTGACTTTTACAATATGCCAACTAGAGTTATCTTGATAAACTACTAAGACATCAGTTTACTTTGTTGAATAGTCCAGTTATCTGAAATAGCAATAGCAGATTCTCTATTGCATTTCACGGAATCAAAGGACGGTTGAGGTGATCACATGTGCCTGGATCCATCTGCTCCAACTGCTGCTCATCAGGGACATCCAGAGCAGAGTGCCCAGGGCCATGTCAAGGGGCTCTATAGGAGATCTCCAAGGAAGAGACCCTACAAATTCTGAACAGCCCGTGCCAGTGCTCCCATCACCAACATGACACAGAAGTGCCTGATGGTCAGAAGGAACCTCTGTGCTCCAATTTGTGCCCACtacctcttgtcctggcactgggcaccacttTCCCTTCAGGTGCTTGTACACActggtctcccctgagccttctccaggctgaacagccccagctctttcatcCTGTCCTCACAGAAGCAATGCTCCAGCCCCTTCATCATCCTCATGGTCCtttgctggactctctccagcagGTTCATCTCCTTCTTGTACTGCAGTGCCCAGAACTTCTGTAAAGGCAGAACGGGGTCTAAAGGGAAACTTACCTGACCAGCACTGCTGTCCCGTTGTCTTCAGCATCCGCATACATCTTCTCCCAGGCACCACGGGCGCTCTGCACCTCCGCTTCAGAGAAGGACATggtggaggaagggaggagaacACGGAAGCAGTGATGGGATGGTTCTGCTCCAGGTCTCTCTTCAGGGCTGTCTAAATACTGCCTGGGGGATTTAAGAGATCATGAATGGACTCTTTGTCTCTCTTCCCATCCATCACATTTCTGTCGGCTTTAGGGCTGCCTAATCGCCTTTaatcaggaaagaaattaaCCACATGAGGAGGAAGGCGTAGCACTTCTGTGTGGAGTCTGAGGCCAGAGCAAAGAGCTTGATGTccaggagggaagggaaaatagGGAATTTtcagtggggaagaaaaaggttgcctctcctcccttcctACCCCCTGCCTAAGCCAGTGGTCGGCCTCTTTCCTTGACTTAAATACTTTGTTCCCAAgaatgctgctgtgctcaggacACCCCGGTGCCCTGCCATCCCAGCTTCCAGCCCTTCTGGATCCTGCACTCTAAAGATCCCCTTTCCAGCTCTGGCTATTCACTCCAGACCTACGCTCGTGCTGTGGCCACTTCTTTCCTCACaaccctctgctcttctttggCTCATGCTTTGGCCTTGGGACCAGGCAGATGGCAGACCTCACTGAGGCTGAATGATATATGTTGATGATGATGACAGAGCATCTGTGGGCAGCCAGGCTGTGGTGCCT
The sequence above is a segment of the Excalfactoria chinensis isolate bCotChi1 chromosome 1, bCotChi1.hap2, whole genome shotgun sequence genome. Coding sequences within it:
- the LOC140263217 gene encoding cytoglobin-1-like — its product is MSFSEAEVQSARGAWEKMYADAEDNGTAVLVRMFTEHPDTKSYFTHFKGMDSAEEMKQSDQVRGHGKRVFTAINDMVQHLDNSEAFLGILNPLGQKHATQLKIDPKNFRIICDIILQLMEEKFGGDCKASFEKVTNEICTNLTNIYKEAGW